gtacAACAGGACTGTAGCACCACGGGGTTGGAAGCAACTGGGAGTGCTGGGACTGGCGTACAGCGGGCACTGGGACAGGAGCACTGGAGGTACAGGGAGACTGGGGGCTCTGAGGTAGGGGGGCACTGGGAAAAGAGAGGGCTGGGAAATTGAGGGCACTGGGACCACTGCGGGGGCTGGTGGCGCTGGGACAGGGGTACTGGGATCcgaggggactgggagcactggagatAGAGGGGAACTGGGAGACTGGGGGCACTGGGCCTTGGGAACAAGGGGGCACCCCGGGGGGCTGGTCAACCGGCGCAGGCGGATCAGGGACCGGGGCAGGACGAGGGGACAGGGCCCCAGGGATGGGGGGCCACGGACCAGCACCGGGGTGCCAGGACAGGGCCCGGGGCTGTGCCAGGATGGGGTTTTggagggggcactgggagggtgtGGGGTGCCCGGGGTACCCCAGGCCGGCGGCGGTGACCCTGCCTGTCCACGCAGCACGACGTGGAGCTGACGGACCCCCGCGGCCGGACCCCGCTGGAGCTGGCCGTGTCCCTGGGCCACCTGGAGTCGGTGCGGGTGCTGCTGCGGCACAACGCCAACGTGGGCCGGGAGAACGCCAACGGCTGGACTGGTACGCGGGCACGGGGACCCTCCGCCGCCGGCGGCACCGGTGTGTGGGAGGCACCGTCAGCGGGCGCGGGTGCTGGCGGTGCCCGGCTGAGGGTGCCCCGtgccccagtgctgcaggaggcGGTGAGCACGGGGGACCCCGAGATGGTGCAGCTGGTGCTCCAGTACCGCGACTACCAGCGGGCGACGCGGCGGCTCGCCGGCATCCCCGAACTGCTCAGCAAACTGCGCCGGGTACGGCACTGCCCCGGGGTGGGCAGCGGGTGGGCATCTGCCCCCCAGGACTGGGGTGCCACCAGTCTGGGGGCCgggagggggagtggggaggcccTGGACCCCCCCAGGTCTCGCCAGGACCTCCGTCTTCTCCATGAGCTCTTTTTCCTTGGGGACCCCCTGCTCATCCTTCCCTACTGGGCCCCCACCCAAGACCCCGCTCTCCCAGGTCCCCCTGATCCCCACCCAGGACCCCAGTAGggacccccctccctgcccccccagaCTCCCCATCTCCCCAGTGATCCCAGCAGAGATcccccccgctcctccagcccctccagACTGCTCCGTGACCCCCTCGTCTCTTCCAGGCATCCGACTTCTACGTGGAGATGAAGTGGGAGTTCACCAGCTGGGGTGAGCGGGGCTGGGTGAGGGGGCCACGGGACCGGGGACCGGAGGGGTGCCCCCCTCCgaccccgcacccttccccgccGTGGCGCTGACGGGACGCGCGTGCCCGCAGTGCCGCTGGTCTCCAAGGTGTGCCCCAGCGACGTCTACCGCGTCTGGAAGCGGGGCGAGAGCCTGCGGGTTGACACCACGCTGCTGGGCTTCGAGCACATGACGTGGCAGCGCGGCCGCCGCAGCTACATCTTCAAGGGGGAAGGTCAGCTCCGGCTCCCGCGGGACACCCTGGCACCCCAAATACCCTCAGGGACCCTCCAGTGACCCTGGGGATCCCCCCAGACCCCGTGCGCTATCGGTACTCCCATGTAAGGGCCCCAATTCCCCCCTAGGAACCCCCTGGGGACCCCAGTTCCCCcttccagcagtgctggggaccaCCTCACCCCCCCCACAAACGCGCACCAGGGACCTCAGTCGCCTTCAGGGACCCCCAATTCCACACCGGGACCCCCCTCCCCAAGGCCCGAGATACCCCTGAGATGCCGCGACCCCCGGGCTCAGGGGTGTCGGGGTGCCACTGGGTGCCAGCCCCGGGACAGATGCGGGTGCCGGGGTGGGCGCTGACCCGCGTCCCCGTTGCGCAGACGAAGGGGCGGTGGTGATGGAGGTGGACCACGACAAGCAGGTGGTCTACACGGAGACGCTGGCCCTGGCCTTGCACGAGCCCGACCTGCTGCTGGCGGCCATGCAGCCCTCGGAGGAACACGTGGCCGGGCGGCTGACGTCCCCCATCGTCTCCACGCACCTCGACACCAGGAATATCGCCTTTGAGCGGTGGGCCGACACCccgggagggtgctgggggggcaatggtggcggggggggggcatgtGGTGGACCCCTGGcatggagatgggggggggggggggtgggcaccACGTAGCGGGAAGGGGCCGTGCGAGGGCTCGCCCGGGGGAACCGCGGGCGAAGGGGAAGGAAACGCTTGTGCAAGAGGGCGTGCGGGGAGCTGAcggctttccccctccccaggaacAAGTCGGGGATCTGGGGCTGGCGCTCGGAGAAGATGGAGGTGGTCAGCGGCTACGAGGCCAAAGTAggcacggcggggctggggcgggggggacacgacaccgGGGGAGACCCTCCGGTGCCCGGCGGGGCTCATCCTGTCCCCCGGCAGGTGTACAGCGCCAGCAACGTGGAGCTGGTCACCAAGACAAGGACGGAGCACCTCTCCGACCAGGACAAGTCACGCAGCAAAGGTGACAGCCCCATCGGCCAATCAGGGAGCCTGACCACAGCAGGGACACGCCCCCCCTCCTGGTGCAAGGCCCGCCCCCTAGTGCAAGGCCCACCCCTTTCCTGGGTGGGACGTGTGTCAGGCGTCGGGTGCTGGGTGGGACAGCACGTGGGTCGTCACCCGTCAGGCGTGGGACACTGCGGGCGTGGGGTGCGACACGTCAGGCGTGGGATGCTGCGGGTGCCGGGTGTGACACGTGTCAGGCGTGGggcccctgggtggggggggagtgtcaCCCATCAGGCGTGGGACACCGTGGGTGCTGGGTGTCACCCATCAGAGGTGGGACACTCTGCAGGCTGTGACCCGTCAGGCGTGGGACATGGTGGGTGCAGGGTGTCACCCGTCAGGCGTGGGACACGGTGGGTGTGGGGTGTCACCCGTCAGGCGTGGGACAGCGTGGGTGCGGGGTGTCACCCGTGACAGCCCGGGCAGACACGGGGGTGCCGTGCCCCCTGCCCACGCCGCCCCGCTGCACCTCCCCTCTCTCCTCGGCCAGGCTCCAAGACCCCCTTCCACTCCTTCCTGGGCATCGCGCAGCAGCACGGCACCCACAACGGGGTGagtggccggggtgggggggtcccccccccccaccctccccggggaggggggtgagggACCCCGCGGGCAGGGCTGAGCGGTGCCGGTGTCACCGCAGGCGCCCGTGCTGCAGGCTGCCAGCCCCACCAACCCCACCGCCATCACCCCCGAGGAATACTTCGACCCCCACTTCGACCTGGAGACCCGCAACATCGGGCGCCCCATCGAGATGTCCAGCAAGGTGCAGAGGTGAGGCCACCACCCCGGGGGGGACACGGTGCCAGGGACGTGGCACCGGGATGGCAAAACTCCTGGGGGTGGTGACATGGTCCCCTGGGATGTGGCACCGGGGTGGCAGGGCACCTGGGGTGGTGACAGGGTCCCAGGGGACATGGCACTGGGTGTCAGGACCCACGGGGGCGGTGACGGGGTCCCAGGGGACAGGGCACTGGGTGTCAGGACCCACAGGGGCAGTGACAGGGTGCCAGGGGACGTGGCACTGGGTGTCAGGATCCACGCGGGTGATGACAGGGTCCCAGGGGACGTGGCACTGGGTGTCAGGATCCACGCGGGTGTTAACGGGGTCCCAGGGGACGTGGCACTGGGTGTCAGGACCCACGGGGGTGGTGACGGGGTCCCAGGGGACGTGGCATTGGGTGTCAGGACCCACGGGGGCGGTGACGGGGTCCCAGGCGACGTGGCACTGGGTGTCAGGATCCACGCGGGTAGTGACGGGGTCCCAGGGGACGTGGCACTGGGTGTCAGGACCCACGCGGGTGGTGACGGGGTCCCAGGGGACATGGCACTGGGTGTCAGGATCCACGCGGGTGTTAACGGGGTCCCAGGGGACGTGGCACTGGCAGGGTTCCCGTGCCCACACCGGTGCCCGGGCAGGTTCAAGGCGACGCTGTGGCTGTGCGAGCAGCACCCGCTGTCGCTGGCGGAGCAGGTGACGCCCATCATTGACCTCATGGCCATCTCCAACGCCCACTTCGCCAAACTGCGCGACTTCATCACCCTCAAGCTGCCCCCCGGCTTCCCCGTCAAGATTGGTGAGGGCGGGGCCGGCAGGGTGGGGCAAGGGCGGGGCCTATCCCGGGGCGGGGCCACTGACCCCTGTACCCCCAGAGATCCCCCTCTTCCACGTGCTCAACGCCCGCATCACCTTCAGCAACCTCTGCGGGTGCGACCAGCCGCTGGGCTCCGTGCGGGTGTGCGCCCCCACCCAGCCCCCCGGCACCCAGACCCCCGGcacccacccccccggccccagaGGTGAGGCTGGGAGAGATGGGGGGGGTCCCCTGGAGGGGGGCACATGTGGCTGGGGGGGTTCTGTGGGATGGGGGGGTTCCCTGGGGGGCTGAGGATCTGCCAGGGGGGCAGGGGTCCTCCCAGGGTTGGTTTCTGTGGGTGCGGGGCGCTGGGCACTCGGGTGGGGGGGGgatccctgggctgggggtgctgggtaCCACCGGGCTGCCCCTGGGCACGGGGCGATAGGTGCTGCGGGGCGTGAGggtcggggctgggggggggggggggtgtgccagGGCCTGCGGGCCCTCCGTGGACACAGGGTGGGCgcagggtgctgcggggtgcTTCGGGGCGCAGGGCGCCCGTGGGTGTGGGACGCGGCGGGGGTGCCGTGGGACGCGGCGGGGGTGCTTGACGGTACGCCGCGCTTCGGCGGTTGCGGCAGGCTGGCCCTTCCCGTGCGAGGTGGAGGCGGGGGTGTTCGAGGTGCCGGCGGGGTACACGGTGCTGGGCGCGGGGCGCAGCGAGCCCCTGCGGGACGAGGACGACGACCTGCTGCAGTTCGCCATCCAGCAGAGCCTGCTCGACGCCGGCACCGAGACTGACCAGGTGGGGACCGAGCCCCGCCCACGCCTGACCACGCCCACCTCTGCGGGGGGGAAAGGCCCCGCCTCCATGGCACAGGCCCCGCCCCCTCAGCCCCGCCCTACCCCGCAGGTGACCATTTGGGAGGCGCTGACCAACACCCGCCCGGGCGTCGACCCGCCCCCCTACGACGAGGACCTCCAGCTGGAGCGGTGAGGTGCTGCCCACCGGGGGCGTGGTCTGAGAACACCCCGCCCACTCCATCTGGGGTGGGGCCTGAGACTGCCCCACCCACCCTGCCTGGGGCGGGGCCAGGCGGGAGGGGAGGTGCCTTAAAGGTGTCAGggtggggcagaggggagggggccCGGAGGGTGTAGCCTAGAGGGGAGGGGCCCTATGGGGAGGGGCATCCCGGTCCCCGGAGGGTGTGGTCATAATGGGCGTGGCTAACGACAGGCGTGGGTGTGGCTAGCAGACGGGTGGGATGCGTGGAGAGGGGTGTGGCTCTCCAGCCCAGGTGTGAAGTGGGTGTGGCCGTtggggggtggggcggggtggGCGTGGCCTCCGCGGGGGGCGTGGCCACCAACGCCTCTCCTCGCAGGGCCCTGCAGGAGAGCATGCTGCTGCAGGCCGGCCCCAGCGCCGACCCCCCGGCAGCCGGCAgcccccccggggccggcggcggcggcggcggcagccccccggcaccccccggtTACGGCAGCTTCGCGGAGCAGCTGCGGTTGGCCATGGCGCTCTCGGAGCGGGAGCAGGAAGAGCGGGAACGGCGTCGGCGGGAGGAAGACGAGGAACTCCAGCGCATCCTGCGTCTCTCCCTCACCGACAAGTAGCGCCGGGGCGTCCCGCGCGGGGACAGGGACGGTCCCGCGTGGGGGACACCCCACACGAGGACAGGGACGGTCCCGCCGGTACCGCCTCGCCCGGGAACCGCCAAGCACGGCCTCGCGCCGGGACGGTCCGGCGTGGCCACCGTCCCGCACCGGGACACCCCGACTCGGGCACGGGCCTGCCTGGGGATCAGCCGGTGCCGGGGTGGCACCCCCGTGCCAGGGACGCCCCCCCCGATGGGGGCGCAGCCCCCCCAGTATAGTGGGGGGGGGAATTGATCCAGGGATCCTCCTACCCCCGGGACCCCCCGATCCGGGGATCCCCTCCCGCCAGGCTCAAAGCTCAGCCCAGGGACCCTAAtctggggacccccaccccagggatACCCCCtatccccaggacccccccaccctagggaccccccccaccccttctcttCGATGTTGTACATTGGCCCCACGAGGGGCAGGACGGAccccgggggtccccgggggACGCGCGTGACCCCTGGTTAAAGGCACCCcggtgctgggggctgcggggccaggcAGGAACCCCCAAGTCTCATCCCTCggtggcagtggggggggggccgggggggcctggatgtatgtacatatacatatacatatatatatatatatatacatggatGTGTGCAGACTGTGCCTGGTAGGGTGGTGGGTGGGATGGCCCGGGGGGGCGGAGCCTGGGGAAAGGGGTGGAGCTTGCAGGAAGGGTGGGGCCCAGGTGATGGGGCGTGTGGGTGGCACTGGTGGGATTCCTCCtttttgacacccccccccccaaaatctggCCCTGTGCCCCCATTCCTTCTCCCAGCCTTAATTGAttcaatttatttcatttagttCTTGACTTTATTTGGGGGGAGACAcccttgggggaggggggtgcttGGCTGGGGACCCCCTACCGAGCCCCGGGGTGACaaggggctcgggggggggggggtcccagggcagggtggggggtgaCATGGGGTGCCCCGCTCCGGGGTGGGGGTGCGGGTTCCTGGGCACCGGGGTGAAGccgagggaggtgggggggggcacccatgggggaACAGCCAAGGGTGAGGGGCTCCAGGGAGGGGGGCACCCCGGTTACCGGGGACCTCGGTGGGGTCCCACTCGTGGGGAGGGCAGTTTGGGagttctctcccccccctccccccctcccccggtagCGCCCCTCCCGCCGCAGGCCGTGCCCGGTGCCCGTTCCCGtccgggcggggcggcggcggcggcgcttcctggtgcggcgggggcggggggggggggggtgttacggggcggggggggggcatggcGCTGGTCACCGTCCGGCGGGCGGCGGGTTCCGCCGGGGGAGCGGTGGTGAGTGCGGGAAgggaacgggaacgggaacgggaacgggaacgccgagcggggggggggacacacacacggagGAGGCGGTGCGGATCGGttcggcccggggggggggggggggctggttctCCGGTCGCTCCCGGTGCGGGCTTCTCCCGgtggggggttactgggagcccCGTTGCCCCCAGTACACGTTTGGGGGTCTCCTCTGGTCCCGGCTGGGGGTTCCCCCggtaaggggaggggggggggggggggcacgttTGTCCTCAGTTGCTCTCCCagtccccagtgctcccagtactatcccagtggctcccagtgccccccctccCAGTTACCACTGGGCCTTATCTGGGTGCACAGCCCAGGGCACCCCTGTgagcacttccccccccccccgggcagcacccagctggaggggggggggggggggcacagggataggacaccccccctccagcatcccagcacCGATCCCTAGGGATCTACCTCCCCAGTGGGACCCCCCTCTCCCCAGTGGGACCCCCAAAGGGGCCCTGCCGGTGCCCCATGCTTctgagggggggggcagggggggtgatTTTGGTGACTTTGGGTGACCTGGCCCACGGTGCCCAGGCGGGACGTGCCGGGGGTGTTTGCCGGGCACCCCAAGTACGGTCCGTACCCCTGGGGTCACGCTCCCCCGGGGgcactgacccccccccccatttccccccccccccccgtgctttGCAGGAGGAAGATGCACCCAGGCGCAGGCAGCTGCAGCGGCGGTGAGAAGGGGCGCCGAAGCCGCGGGATGGGTGAcactgggtgctggggtggggaggggggacagcgaCCCCCTGGgagattcccccctccccccccccaagacctcCCCCACCTCAGGGGAGCGCTCTGGGGGTACCCCGGCTCCGAAACCTGGGTCCTGCTGCGGGCTGGGCCCCACGGCCCACTCGggaccctcctgccccccccccccccccaggcagagcttcGTCATGGTCAAGGGGGCCGCTCTGCTGCTGCCCGCGGAGGAGGCGCTGGAGGCCGAGCCCCCCCCGGCTGCACCCCCAGACCAGGCGCCGGGGCGGCAGGAGCAGCACCTGCGGCTCATGATGCAGCTTCTCCGGCCCCAGGACGCCGTCCGGCTGGTACGGGCCGGGCACCCCCGGGGTGGTGacggggtgggatgggatggggatggggacagaatGGGGATGGCGTGGGATTGGGATGGGCCAGAATGGGAATAGGGACAGGAAGAGTatgggaatgggatgggatgaggatggggacaggatggggatggggtgggatggggatggggttggggatggggatggggtgggatgaggatggggacagggtgagGATGGGGACAGAATGGGGATGGCGTGGGATTGGGATGGGCCAGAATGGGAATAGGGACAGGAAGAGTatgggaatgggatgggatgaggatggggatatGATAAGATGTGGTGAagagaggatggggatgggaatgggatatggatggggacaggatgggacgggatgggatgaggat
The DNA window shown above is from Accipiter gentilis chromosome 17, bAccGen1.1, whole genome shotgun sequence and carries:
- the LOC126046880 gene encoding ankyrin repeat domain-containing protein 13D isoform X5, encoding MARPADTFPLHRLVWHNRHQALDSALRSGTHDVELTDPRGRTPLELAVSLGHLESVRVLLRHNANVGRENANGWTVLQEAVSTGDPEMVQLVLQYRDYQRATRRLAGIPELLSKLRRASDFYVEMKWEFTSWVPLVSKVCPSDVYRVWKRGESLRVDTTLLGFEHMTWQRGRRSYIFKGEDEGAVVMEVDHDKQVVYTETLALALHEPDLLLAAMQPSEEHVAGRLTSPIVSTHLDTRNIAFERNKSGIWGWRSEKMEVVSGYEAKVYSASNVELVTKTRTEHLSDQDKSRSKGSKTPFHSFLGIAQQHGTHNGAPVLQAASPTNPTAITPEEYFDPHFDLETRNIGRPIEMSSKVQRFKATLWLCEQHPLSLAEQVTPIIDLMAISNAHFAKLRDFITLKLPPGFPVKIEIPLFHVLNARITFSNLCGCDQPLGSVRVCAPTQPPGTQTPGTHPPGPRGWPFPCEVEAGVFEVPAGYTVLGAGRSEPLRDEDDDLLQFAIQQSLLDAGTETDQVTIWEALTNTRPGVDPPPYDEDLQLERALQESMLLQAGPSADPPAAGSPPGAGGGGGGSPPAPPGYGSFAEQLRLAMALSEREQEERERRRREEDEELQRILRLSLTDK
- the LOC126046880 gene encoding ankyrin repeat domain-containing protein 13D isoform X2 is translated as MSYAFHTPDKLSFILDLMNGGDLHYHLSQHGVFSEAEMRFYAAEIILGLEHMHSRFVVYRDLKPANILLDEFGHVRISDLGLACDFSKKKPHASVGTHGYMAPEVLQKGVAYDSSADWFSLGCMLFKLLRGHSPFRQHKTKDKHEIDRMTLTMAVELPDSFSPELRSLLEGLLQRDVNRRLGCMGRGAQEVKEEPFFKGLDWQMVFLQKYPPPLIPPRGEVNAADAFDIGSFDEEDTKGIKLLESDQELYRNFPLTISERWQQEVTETVFEAVNADTDKLEARKKAKNKQLGHEEEYAMGKDCIMHGYMAKLGNPFLTQWQRRYFYLFPNRLEWRGEGESPHDVELTDPRGRTPLELAVSLGHLESVRVLLRHNANVGRENANGWTVLQEAVSTGDPEMVQLVLQYRDYQRATRRLAGIPELLSKLRRASDFYVEMKWEFTSWVPLVSKVCPSDVYRVWKRGESLRVDTTLLGFEHMTWQRGRRSYIFKGEDEGAVVMEVDHDKQVVYTETLALALHEPDLLLAAMQPSEEHVAGRLTSPIVSTHLDTRNIAFERNKSGIWGWRSEKMEVVSGYEAKVYSASNVELVTKTRTEHLSDQDKSRSKGSKTPFHSFLGIAQQHGTHNGAPVLQAASPTNPTAITPEEYFDPHFDLETRNIGRPIEMSSKVQRFKATLWLCEQHPLSLAEQVTPIIDLMAISNAHFAKLRDFITLKLPPGFPVKIEIPLFHVLNARITFSNLCGCDQPLGSVRVCAPTQPPGTQTPGTHPPGPRGWPFPCEVEAGVFEVPAGYTVLGAGRSEPLRDEDDDLLQFAIQQSLLDAGTETDQVTIWEALTNTRPGVDPPPYDEDLQLERALQESMLLQAGPSADPPAAGSPPGAGGGGGGSPPAPPGYGSFAEQLRLAMALSEREQEERERRRREEDEELQRILRLSLTDK
- the LOC126046880 gene encoding ankyrin repeat domain-containing protein 13D isoform X3, translating into MAPEVLQKGVAYDSSADWFSLGCMLFKLLRGHSPFRQHKTKDKHEIDRMTLTMAVELPDSFSPELRSLLEGLLQRDVNRRLGCMGRGAQEVKEEPFFKGLDWQMVFLQKYPPPLIPPRGEVNAADAFDIGSFDEEDTKGIKLLESDQELYRNFPLTISERWQQEVTETVFEAVNADTDKLEARKKAKNKQLGHEEEYAMGKDCIMHGYMAKLGNPFLTQWQRRYFYLFPNRLEWRGEGESPHDVELTDPRGRTPLELAVSLGHLESVRVLLRHNANVGRENANGWTVLQEAVSTGDPEMVQLVLQYRDYQRATRRLAGIPELLSKLRRASDFYVEMKWEFTSWVPLVSKVCPSDVYRVWKRGESLRVDTTLLGFEHMTWQRGRRSYIFKGEDEGAVVMEVDHDKQVVYTETLALALHEPDLLLAAMQPSEEHVAGRLTSPIVSTHLDTRNIAFERNKSGIWGWRSEKMEVVSGYEAKVYSASNVELVTKTRTEHLSDQDKSRSKGSKTPFHSFLGIAQQHGTHNGAPVLQAASPTNPTAITPEEYFDPHFDLETRNIGRPIEMSSKVQRFKATLWLCEQHPLSLAEQVTPIIDLMAISNAHFAKLRDFITLKLPPGFPVKIEIPLFHVLNARITFSNLCGCDQPLGSVRVCAPTQPPGTQTPGTHPPGPRGWPFPCEVEAGVFEVPAGYTVLGAGRSEPLRDEDDDLLQFAIQQSLLDAGTETDQVTIWEALTNTRPGVDPPPYDEDLQLERALQESMLLQAGPSADPPAAGSPPGAGGGGGGSPPAPPGYGSFAEQLRLAMALSEREQEERERRRREEDEELQRILRLSLTDK